The Globicephala melas chromosome X, mGloMel1.2, whole genome shotgun sequence genome contains the following window.
CGCTGGTTGTCGGGTGCCCGGTGCCCTTGCTCAGCCGAGGGTGCCAGCCTGGTGTTGGCGGCCATTCATAAAGGCCTGTGCATTGACTCCCCGACGCGAGCCAGTTCTCTGTCTCGGTGGGGCTGGGAAGGTGGGTACAGGGCCAGCCTCCTGGCACCCCAAAGATGGCAGGTTGGGAACAGCTTCTGCGGGGGGTTCCTTGGCACAGGGCTGCCTTTGAAGGCCTGCGTGGCGGGTTCTAGAGCCGCTCACGTGTCTGGGTGCGGGAGGGCTCTGAGAATCTTTCCGCGCTGCCCCCGCGCCCACCGTTACCCTGATCCAAGGAGACTCGCCAGGTGGGAAATGAGCTGGAACTTTTATGACGGGGAGAGTCagaagggagggcagagggggacTAGAGAGGCGGGGAAAGGAAggcccccggccccacccctttcttcctcctgggcccccaccccccaccccccgctcccgGGACCTCCGTCAGCCGGCAGGGCAGGCACTGGTTGGGGTGGAAGCCATGCGCCGGCCCCGGACCCTGCAGCCCACCGCCGCAGCCCCTCCCTACACGCGGCGCCAAGGAGCTGACTGCCGGGCCCCCGCGCGATCTCGGAGCCTGTCCCCGGGCAGGCGGCTGAGCTTCGTGGAGCCTCTGGAAGGAAGGCGCCCCTCGTTTCTCAGGAGGAGGTGTCCCTGGCCAGGAAGGAGCTGGCCGTGGCACAGGACTCCTCGTGGGGCCCCAGGCCGGGCGGGGCGCGCGTCCAGGCGCAGCAGAGCAGGCTTCGCAGCTCGGAGGAGACGCTGCGGCTGAAGGAAGCGTAGATCCAGGGGTTGGTACAGCTGTTGAGGCTGGCCAGCAACATGAGCAGCACGAAGGGGGGCCCTGTGTGGTGCAGGGGTCTGGGCTGGGGATGAGGGTGCCCAGGGAAGGCCGCGACCCACGTGCCACCCAGCGGCTAGCAGTGCACATCAGCCCGCGTCCGCTCGGGAGCCCacggctggggaggggaggggccaagGTGTGTGTGCAGCCAAGCCTGAGCGGCCCCCACGGCTCGAGCCACGGCCACACACCTTCCCGAGGTGCCTCCGGGTCCCACGCTGCCCACAGCTGCACGAGGAAGAAGGGCGCCCAGCACAGCACGTACACTATCACGATCACCAGCGTCATCCTCACGGTCTTGGCCATGGCCGCCGACACCCGGGCTCCCTCGCTGGGACTGCCCGTCCGGCGCCCTCCGCGGCGCCCCCCGGCCCTCTCTGCAGGCCCCGGCGCCAGGCTGGCGTGAATCTCCCGAAAGATGAGCACCTGGCAGGCGGCAATGCCCAGGGCAGGTGCCACGAACACCATCAGGGCGATCCAGGTGACGTAGGCGCGGAGGCCCCAGGGCTCAGCAAAGCGGGCCCAGCAGTCGAGGACACCGCTGCCATCTCCCACGTCACGCTGGGCGAAGATGAAGAGCTGGGGCAGGCTGAGGAGAAGCGAGAAGGCCCAGGCCACCAGCACCGGCCGGTTC
Protein-coding sequences here:
- the AVPR2 gene encoding vasopressin V2 receptor isoform X1 — its product is MVMASTTSAVPRPLSQPTPPGNGSEEEPLDARDPLLAQAELALLSTVFVAVALSNGLVLGALVRRGRRGRWAPMHVFIGHLCLADLAVALFQVLPQLAWDATDRFRGPDALCRAVKYLQMVGMYASSYMILAMTLDRHRAICRPMLAHRHGGGARWNRPVLVAWAFSLLLSLPQLFIFAQRDVGDGSGVLDCWARFAEPWGLRAYVTWIALMVFVAPALGIAACQVLIFREIHASLAPGPAERAGGRRGGRRTGSPSEGARVSAAMAKTVRMTLVIVIVAPLRAAHVAGQPQQLYQPLDLRFLQPQRLLRAAKPALLRLDARPARPGAPRGVLCHGQLLPGQGHLLLRNEGRLPSRGSTKLSRLPGDRLRDRAGARQSAPWRRV
- the AVPR2 gene encoding vasopressin V2 receptor isoform X3, with protein sequence MVMASTTSAVPRPLSQPTPPGNGSEEEPLDARDPLLAQAELALLSTVFVAVALSNGLVLGALVRRGRRGRWAPMHVFIGHLCLADLAVALFQVLPQLAWDATDRFRGPDALCRAVKYLQMVGMYASSYMILAMTLDRHRAICRPMLAHRHGGGARWNRPVLVAWAFSLLLSLPQLFIFAQRDVGDGSGVLDCWARFAEPWGLRAYVTWIALMVFVAPALGIAACQVLIFREIHASLAPGPAERAGGRRGGRRTGSPSEGARVSAAMAKTVRMTLVIVIVRSVSSELRSLLCCAWTRAPPGLGPHEESCATASSFLARDTSS
- the AVPR2 gene encoding vasopressin V2 receptor isoform X2, encoding MVMASTTSAVPRPLSQPTPPGNGSEEEPLDARDPLLAQAELALLSTVFVAVALSNGLVLGALVRRGRRGRWAPMHVFIGHLCLADLAVALFQVLPQLAWDATDRFRGPDALCRAVKYLQMVGMYASSYMILAMTLDRHRAICRPMLAHRHGGGARWNRPVLVAWAFSLLLSLPQLFIFAQRDVGDGSGVLDCWARFAEPWGLRAYVTWIALMVFVAPALGIAACQVLIFREIHASLAPGPAERAGGRRGGRRTGSPSEGARVSAAMAKTVRMTLVIVIVYVLCWAPFFLVQLWAAWDPEAPREGPPFVLLMLLASLNSCTNPWIYASFSRSVSSELRSLLCCAWTRAPPGLGPHEESCATASSFLARDTSS